The following are encoded together in the Flavihumibacter fluvii genome:
- a CDS encoding OmpA/MotB family protein codes for MKISYMVMVAITTVSMVSCVSSKKFKAEQARYAELDGKYSQLQNDLKACDDAKAEGARKITGLESDVANLNKQLELVKENNTSALKQLQDLSVISSSQAESIKKSMENLGMKDAYIQDLQTQMAKKDSLNMALVMNLKGAIGNMDDQDINIKVDKGVVFIDISDKLLFKSGSYNITPRAQEVLGKVATVLKAQPDLEFMVEGHTDNAELRGNIGPMKDNWDLSVMRATSVVRTLQKKYGLDPAKMAAAGRGEFKPVADNATADGKAANRRTRIVILPQLDQFYKLLEPKQ; via the coding sequence ATGAAGATTTCTTACATGGTCATGGTAGCAATTACCACTGTATCAATGGTTTCTTGTGTAAGCTCTAAAAAGTTCAAAGCAGAGCAGGCACGTTACGCTGAATTAGATGGAAAATATTCCCAGTTACAGAATGATCTTAAGGCTTGCGATGATGCTAAAGCTGAAGGTGCCAGGAAAATTACAGGTCTCGAAAGCGATGTTGCGAACCTGAACAAACAACTGGAATTAGTAAAAGAGAATAATACTTCCGCACTGAAACAATTGCAGGATCTTTCTGTAATCAGTTCTTCACAAGCAGAAAGCATTAAAAAATCCATGGAAAACCTGGGCATGAAAGATGCTTATATCCAGGACCTGCAAACACAAATGGCTAAAAAAGATTCACTGAACATGGCCCTTGTGATGAACCTTAAAGGTGCCATTGGAAATATGGATGACCAGGATATTAATATTAAAGTTGATAAAGGTGTTGTATTTATCGATATCTCTGATAAACTCCTGTTTAAAAGCGGTAGCTATAATATCACCCCCAGGGCACAGGAAGTTCTTGGCAAAGTGGCCACTGTGCTGAAAGCTCAGCCTGATCTCGAGTTCATGGTTGAAGGACATACTGATAACGCAGAACTCCGTGGCAATATCGGGCCAATGAAAGACAACTGGGACCTTAGCGTAATGCGTGCAACCAGTGTGGTACGTACCCTTCAGAAAAAATATGGTCTGGATCCTGCTAAGATGGCTGCTGCCGGCCGTGGTGAATTCAAACCTGTTGCTGATAACGCAACAGCTGATGGAAAAGCTGCTAACCGTCGCACAAGGATCGTTATCCTTCCTCAGCTGGACCAATTCTACAAATTACTCGAGCCTAAGCAATAA
- a CDS encoding TonB-dependent receptor codes for MKWSLSFICLLWGSSVVFAQKNPLGKITGKSLEGATVSVLHPADSMVVKFTAANKNGDFELDQLPLDTYLLSVSAIGYQPFISTPFRLTEQSPDKIFPVIQLVAAGKELGNVTVVAKKPLIENKPDRTIINVDAGISNAGATALEVLEKSPGVTVDRDGNISLRGKQGVLIMLDGKPTYLSGTQLTALLSSMNANQLDQIEIMPNPPSKYDAAGNSGIINIKTKKNKQKGWNGSLTLGYGQGRYWKTNNSLNLNYRNEKFNLFANYNQNINEGFTDLHIIRTYLDETGKTPTAYFDQPTWLKRSRKNNTLKLGLDYFLNKKTTLGIVGTGFISPYSFDGNSTGYIKNGNGHTDSVVQTISDNTLKWTNGSLNLNLRHQFSEATEISADLDYVQYTQTNGQLFSNSTYLPDGTLKSFNQIKGDLPATIRIYAAKTDYSHSFKKGLKLETGLKASFVKTDNTADYFLLLNGQWAPDYQRTNHFLYEEQIQAAYLNARKTIGKWSIQAGLRFEHTKYHGNQLGNPERPDSAFSKDYNSLFPTAFITYTADTNNIFSVNIGRRIDRPAYQQLNPFLFFINEYTYELGNPYLQPQFTFSYELSHTYKGWLTTALNYSNTQQYFSQLFRTAGNVTILSEGNLGNSQSTSLTISAQLNPTKWWSANVSGTGLYQKVQGSDNNAYIRSEGTSGQFNMTNQFKITKAWAAELSGFYNTKSRDGQFIIYPFGQVSAGVSKQVLKGKGSLKLSARDIFFTQVITGDIFYQNVHERFVQRHDSRVVNLSFTWRFGQQFKESGRRNNGGSSEEQRRVGAGS; via the coding sequence ATGAAGTGGTCCTTATCGTTTATATGCCTTCTTTGGGGCAGTTCAGTGGTGTTTGCGCAAAAAAACCCTTTGGGAAAAATAACGGGGAAATCACTGGAAGGTGCAACAGTTTCGGTTCTGCACCCCGCCGATTCGATGGTCGTGAAATTCACGGCCGCCAACAAGAACGGTGATTTCGAACTGGATCAATTACCACTGGACACCTATCTCTTGTCGGTGAGTGCAATTGGTTACCAACCTTTTATTTCAACACCCTTCCGGCTCACGGAACAATCGCCAGATAAAATTTTCCCCGTCATTCAACTGGTTGCGGCAGGAAAGGAGTTGGGAAATGTTACCGTTGTAGCTAAAAAGCCGCTCATTGAAAATAAGCCCGATCGAACCATCATCAATGTAGATGCCGGTATTTCCAATGCAGGGGCAACGGCACTGGAAGTATTGGAGAAGTCACCCGGTGTAACAGTGGACCGTGATGGAAACATCAGCCTGCGGGGCAAACAGGGGGTATTGATCATGCTCGATGGTAAACCAACCTATCTGTCTGGTACCCAGTTGACCGCCCTGCTCAGTAGCATGAATGCCAACCAGCTCGATCAGATCGAAATTATGCCCAACCCGCCGTCAAAATATGATGCGGCTGGTAATTCAGGCATCATTAACATCAAAACAAAAAAGAATAAACAGAAAGGCTGGAATGGCAGCCTGACCCTGGGTTATGGGCAGGGTCGTTACTGGAAAACCAACAATAGCCTTAACCTCAATTACCGAAACGAAAAATTCAACCTCTTCGCTAACTATAACCAGAACATAAATGAAGGGTTTACGGACCTGCATATTATCAGGACCTACCTGGATGAGACGGGTAAAACCCCTACTGCTTATTTTGACCAACCCACCTGGTTAAAAAGAAGCAGGAAAAACAATACCCTGAAACTTGGGCTGGATTATTTCCTCAATAAAAAAACCACCCTGGGCATTGTTGGAACCGGTTTCATTTCACCTTACTCCTTTGATGGCAATAGTACCGGATATATCAAGAATGGAAATGGCCATACAGATTCTGTTGTGCAAACCATTAGTGATAATACATTAAAGTGGACCAACGGCTCATTGAACCTGAACTTGCGGCACCAGTTCAGTGAGGCGACAGAAATCAGTGCAGACCTCGATTATGTGCAGTATACCCAGACCAATGGCCAGTTGTTTAGCAATAGCACCTACTTGCCTGATGGTACCCTTAAATCCTTTAACCAGATTAAAGGTGACCTGCCGGCCACCATCAGGATATATGCTGCCAAGACCGACTATTCACATAGTTTCAAAAAAGGCCTAAAACTGGAAACCGGTCTAAAAGCAAGCTTTGTAAAAACCGATAATACTGCCGATTATTTTCTATTGTTGAACGGCCAATGGGCACCCGATTACCAAAGGACCAACCATTTCCTGTATGAAGAACAGATCCAGGCAGCCTACCTTAATGCCCGTAAGACAATCGGCAAATGGAGCATCCAGGCTGGATTACGCTTTGAACATACCAAATACCATGGCAACCAATTAGGAAATCCTGAAAGACCTGATTCAGCTTTTTCGAAGGATTATAACAGCCTCTTCCCTACCGCTTTCATCACTTATACTGCAGATACCAACAATATATTCTCGGTCAATATCGGGCGCAGGATCGATCGCCCAGCTTACCAGCAACTGAACCCCTTCCTGTTTTTTATTAATGAGTATACTTATGAATTGGGCAACCCCTATCTTCAGCCCCAGTTTACTTTCTCCTATGAATTATCCCATACCTATAAAGGCTGGTTGACAACGGCCCTCAACTACTCCAATACGCAACAATATTTTTCCCAATTGTTCAGGACGGCTGGTAATGTGACCATCTTGTCAGAAGGCAATCTTGGAAATAGTCAGTCTACAAGTCTCACTATTTCAGCTCAGTTGAATCCAACCAAATGGTGGTCGGCTAATGTCTCTGGCACCGGATTGTACCAGAAAGTGCAGGGATCTGATAATAATGCATATATCCGTAGCGAAGGCACGAGTGGACAATTCAACATGACCAACCAATTTAAAATTACCAAAGCCTGGGCAGCAGAATTATCAGGATTCTATAATACCAAATCCAGGGACGGACAGTTCATCATTTATCCATTCGGCCAGGTCTCCGCAGGCGTATCAAAGCAGGTGTTGAAAGGTAAAGGCAGTCTAAAACTGAGTGCCCGGGATATCTTTTTTACCCAGGTGATTACCGGTGATATTTTTTACCAGAATGTGCACGAACGTTTTGTACAGCGGCATGATTCAAGGGTGGTCAACCTTTCCTTCACCTGGCGGTTTGGCCAGCAATTTAAAGAAAGCGGCCGTCGCAATAATGGTGGCAGTTCTGAAGAACAAAGAAGGGTTGGTGCGGGTAGTTAA
- a CDS encoding glycoside hydrolase family 18 protein: protein MKEKILVIVVLLWSANCSFAQNMSQKSVIAYYTGDENAIRNYPISSLSHIIYSFLKLDGDTLAFMRPEQRQTLRSLVALKKNYPNLKVQVSLGGWGGCEPCSGAFAKPAVREKFAVSVKKLLVEYGADGLDLDWEYPGIEGHPGHPWMKEDVANFTALVKSIRSAIGDRFELSFAAGGFTKFLEESIDWKEVTPLVNRINLMTYDLVNGYSKVTGHHTALHAVDQLPEATDRCIDRLLQMGVPSSKLVIGAAFYARVWKNVPDINHGLFQPGEFKTSVDYRDFDKEFSTGNGFVAYWDEAAQAPYSYSATKKEFATYDDKRSVAAKTRYVLDKQLGGIMFWELSEDFEKGGLLEEISKTLKNARK from the coding sequence ATGAAAGAAAAAATTCTGGTTATCGTAGTTTTACTATGGTCAGCAAACTGCAGTTTTGCACAAAACATGTCGCAAAAATCAGTAATCGCTTATTATACGGGTGATGAAAATGCCATCCGGAATTATCCAATTTCCAGTTTATCACACATCATATATAGTTTCCTGAAACTGGATGGGGATACTCTGGCATTTATGCGACCTGAACAACGCCAAACCCTGCGATCCCTGGTAGCCCTCAAGAAAAATTATCCTAACCTGAAAGTACAGGTTTCCCTGGGTGGATGGGGCGGATGCGAACCTTGCTCAGGGGCCTTTGCCAAACCAGCTGTACGGGAGAAGTTTGCGGTCAGTGTGAAAAAGCTGCTGGTAGAATATGGGGCTGATGGACTGGACCTGGACTGGGAATACCCTGGTATTGAAGGTCACCCCGGGCATCCCTGGATGAAGGAAGATGTGGCTAATTTTACAGCTTTGGTGAAATCGATCAGGTCAGCTATCGGTGATCGCTTTGAACTTAGCTTTGCGGCAGGTGGATTTACCAAATTCCTCGAAGAATCGATCGACTGGAAGGAAGTTACCCCATTGGTTAACCGAATCAACCTCATGACCTATGACCTGGTAAACGGTTATAGTAAAGTGACCGGCCACCATACAGCCCTGCATGCTGTTGACCAGCTACCTGAAGCTACAGACCGTTGTATTGACCGGCTGTTACAGATGGGTGTACCATCTTCCAAACTGGTTATCGGAGCGGCATTTTATGCCCGTGTCTGGAAAAATGTACCTGATATTAATCATGGGCTATTCCAGCCTGGAGAATTTAAAACTTCAGTAGATTATAGGGATTTTGATAAGGAATTCTCCACTGGAAATGGTTTTGTGGCATATTGGGATGAGGCAGCTCAGGCACCTTATAGTTATAGTGCGACAAAAAAAGAATTTGCCACTTATGATGACAAACGGTCTGTTGCTGCCAAAACCAGATATGTGCTGGATAAACAACTGGGTGGCATCATGTTCTGGGAATTAAGCGAAGACTTTGAAAAAGGCGGATTATTAGAAGAGATCAGCAAAACCTTAAAGAATGCCAGGAAATAA
- a CDS encoding T9SS type A sorting domain-containing protein: protein MNLYPRLWRKLLLFTVISFAVFVTAGPLFAQVTVFPLNYQLYPRNVNTNTATVRVNGSLNLSSGYTQVRLKCYRDGVLINTITNTLVYDGNNTAFYIFTQDITAELRNYTISLFGVQNSQETLIRSANNIVAGDAYIIQGQSNAVANNRSTSAYSTANDAEYSGNVPYGNFVRAFGSGSTTSSYTRGWFIAKANPWFDVDGQVGQWGKRMGSNIAGAHNIPIAIFNGGAPGEAIAYFQRNDGNPWSGSSNYGRLLTRINEAGLKNNIRALIWYQGESNSQGVLNTAQTSTATYKSIFYDLYNDWKQDFPGLNKFYIVQIRHGCGIYNADNTLKIQEAQRQLDKESSEIFTISSSNTNQLYESSGGLGYCHYNYLDGYKNIGDWVSNILRRDIYGAGLPATIEAPEPQSAAFSMVSGTGEATQVALTLKDQQGSFSMNGDLKNLFRLDGGTYTISSVSLTGSTIYINFSRQSGTSTNPTGISYRSHDGAAAPLVTNSGGLGMIHFEFFPIGGTTTPPPPPPTGGTVCTDTYESNNTISTAKSLPHNTTINAGIGSSTDEDWFSVRIWTNRYFRITLSNLPADYDIYLYSTTGELIRSLTTTGTTTEQIRYNDGLSNASYRVKIVGKNGVFDASKCYSLLLEAFSSPLANPTPAPAPTTPPPTDTTTTTPPPTDTTTTTPPPPPPPTDTTTTTPPPPTVCPDSYEPNNAIGSAKTIGHNTTYTASIGTATDEDWYTFRIWANSYFRVTISNLPADYDLYLYSTTGQLIRSLTTTGTTTEQIRYNDGTANTNYVIKVVGKNGAFDVSKCYSFLLEAFSSPLANPTPAPSTPPSPGTTDTTTTTPPPTDTTTTTPPPPATVCPDTYESNETIGAAKVIGHNTTYTASIGSSTDEDWYIFRIWANSYFKVSLWGLPADYDLFLYTEAGVLLASSENSGNTAEVINYNLGTPNTNYVIKVISKSGATVDPSKCYSFILEAFSSPLATNSPSYGTSRNRTLAGPMEEVAMVSAEPFTKVSTYPNPVQETMTINYPSIKGGAVELRVFDLTGRQILQKKVTASTGNNQFQLKVTGLAPGTYLLQMRNQAGLTTRKFQVGSK, encoded by the coding sequence ATGAACCTTTATCCGCGCCTTTGGCGTAAGTTGCTGTTATTTACAGTGATAAGCTTTGCTGTATTTGTTACTGCAGGTCCCCTATTTGCCCAGGTCACTGTTTTCCCACTCAATTATCAATTATATCCAAGGAATGTCAATACTAATACTGCGACAGTCAGGGTTAACGGTAGTTTAAATTTAAGTTCTGGTTATACACAAGTGCGGTTAAAATGTTATCGTGATGGTGTTCTGATAAATACGATCACCAATACCCTGGTATATGATGGAAATAATACCGCGTTCTATATCTTCACCCAGGACATCACCGCAGAATTAAGAAATTACACGATCAGTTTATTCGGCGTTCAGAATTCCCAGGAAACATTAATCAGGTCGGCCAATAATATCGTGGCAGGTGATGCTTATATTATCCAGGGGCAATCCAATGCAGTTGCCAACAACCGGAGTACCAGTGCTTATTCAACAGCCAATGATGCGGAATATTCCGGGAATGTTCCATATGGAAACTTTGTTAGGGCCTTTGGAAGTGGAAGCACAACGAGTTCCTATACAAGAGGCTGGTTCATAGCCAAGGCTAATCCATGGTTTGATGTTGATGGCCAGGTGGGGCAATGGGGAAAGCGTATGGGGTCTAATATAGCTGGTGCACATAATATTCCCATTGCAATTTTTAATGGCGGCGCACCTGGGGAGGCCATAGCTTATTTCCAACGCAATGATGGAAATCCATGGAGTGGTTCTTCAAACTACGGCCGCTTGTTGACAAGGATCAATGAAGCCGGTTTAAAAAATAATATCAGGGCACTGATCTGGTACCAGGGGGAATCTAATAGCCAGGGTGTACTGAATACAGCACAAACGAGTACCGCCACCTACAAATCCATCTTCTATGACCTGTATAATGACTGGAAGCAGGATTTCCCCGGGCTGAATAAATTTTATATCGTCCAGATCAGGCATGGATGTGGCATCTATAATGCAGACAATACCCTTAAAATACAGGAAGCGCAGCGCCAGCTGGATAAAGAGTCTTCCGAAATTTTCACCATATCAAGCAGTAATACCAATCAACTGTATGAGTCATCCGGAGGATTAGGGTATTGCCATTATAATTATCTCGATGGCTATAAGAATATCGGCGACTGGGTATCCAATATCCTGAGGCGGGATATTTATGGTGCCGGTTTGCCCGCAACTATTGAGGCACCCGAGCCGCAGTCGGCCGCCTTTTCAATGGTTTCCGGAACCGGTGAGGCCACCCAGGTTGCCCTGACTTTAAAAGACCAGCAGGGTAGTTTTTCCATGAATGGTGATTTGAAAAATTTGTTCCGCCTGGATGGTGGAACCTATACAATCAGTAGCGTTTCTTTAACAGGCAGCACCATTTATATCAATTTTTCCCGGCAAAGTGGAACGTCTACCAACCCCACAGGAATTAGTTATCGCAGTCATGATGGAGCAGCTGCACCGTTGGTTACAAATAGTGGTGGACTTGGCATGATTCATTTCGAATTTTTCCCAATTGGAGGCACGACAACCCCACCGCCTCCGCCTCCGACAGGCGGTACTGTATGCACAGATACCTACGAATCTAATAACACTATCTCAACTGCTAAAAGCCTTCCGCACAATACTACTATCAATGCAGGAATAGGCAGCAGTACGGATGAAGACTGGTTCAGCGTTAGAATCTGGACCAATCGCTATTTCAGGATTACTTTGAGTAATCTGCCTGCAGATTATGATATTTACCTCTACAGCACAACAGGTGAATTGATCAGGTCACTCACCACTACGGGTACCACTACAGAACAAATCAGGTATAATGACGGCCTTTCAAATGCCAGTTACAGGGTTAAAATAGTAGGTAAAAACGGGGTATTTGATGCGTCAAAATGTTATTCGCTTTTACTGGAGGCCTTTTCGAGTCCGTTAGCGAATCCCACTCCTGCACCTGCTCCGACAACACCACCACCAACTGATACAACAACGACCACACCACCACCAACTGACACAACAACTACCACACCACCACCGCCACCGCCGCCAACTGACACAACAACTACCACACCACCGCCACCAACGGTTTGCCCGGACTCTTACGAGCCCAATAATGCTATAGGGTCAGCAAAGACCATTGGTCACAATACCACCTATACCGCGTCCATTGGAACTGCAACAGATGAAGACTGGTATACTTTCAGGATCTGGGCCAACAGTTATTTCAGGGTTACCATCAGCAACTTGCCGGCCGACTATGACCTTTACTTATACAGTACAACCGGGCAATTGATCAGGTCACTCACAACAACAGGTACCACTACCGAGCAAATAAGGTACAATGACGGAACAGCTAATACCAATTATGTCATAAAAGTGGTGGGTAAAAACGGGGCATTTGATGTTTCTAAGTGTTATTCGTTTTTATTGGAAGCATTCTCGAGTCCATTAGCGAATCCAACACCAGCACCTTCAACTCCCCCATCTCCTGGAACAACAGATACGACGACCACCACGCCGCCGCCTACAGATACGACGACTACCACGCCACCGCCACCAGCTACTGTTTGTCCCGATACTTATGAATCCAATGAAACAATTGGGGCAGCAAAAGTAATTGGGCACAATACAACCTATACGGCATCGATAGGAAGCAGCACCGATGAAGACTGGTATATATTCAGGATCTGGGCGAATTCTTACTTCAAAGTCAGCCTTTGGGGACTTCCCGCCGATTATGACCTTTTCCTGTATACTGAAGCCGGTGTACTTTTAGCTTCTTCAGAAAATTCAGGAAACACTGCAGAAGTCATCAATTATAACCTGGGCACGCCCAATACCAATTATGTCATAAAGGTTATCAGTAAGTCAGGGGCTACGGTCGACCCAAGTAAATGTTATTCCTTCATCCTGGAAGCCTTCTCGTCACCATTAGCAACTAACTCACCTTCTTATGGAACGAGCAGGAACAGGACGCTTGCTGGTCCAATGGAAGAAGTTGCGATGGTTAGTGCAGAACCCTTCACTAAAGTATCTACCTACCCTAACCCGGTACAGGAAACGATGACCATCAATTACCCATCCATTAAAGGTGGCGCAGTGGAACTGCGGGTATTTGATCTGACAGGCAGGCAGATTTTACAGAAAAAAGTAACTGCAAGCACAGGTAACAATCAATTCCAATTGAAAGTGACCGGCCTGGCACCAGGTACTTATTTATTGCAGATGCGAAACCAGGCAGGGCTCACCACCCGGAAGTTCCAGGTTGGTTCCAAATAG
- a CDS encoding RNA polymerase sigma factor yields the protein MSEKEFLEQIRANQGIIYKVVSLYAADPEEKKDLYQEVLLQCWKGWPAFRNESKFSTWLYRISLNTVFTSLRKKTKLDYKEELPDYQVANPVSLEKEDSVALHQAIRQLTDVDRALILLHLDGYNNGEIAQVMGISAISLGVKLYRIRQRLANLLNSKDHGYNK from the coding sequence TTGAGTGAGAAAGAATTCCTGGAGCAAATAAGGGCTAACCAGGGCATAATATATAAAGTGGTGTCTTTGTATGCGGCCGACCCGGAAGAGAAGAAAGATCTCTACCAGGAAGTGTTGCTGCAATGCTGGAAAGGCTGGCCTGCTTTTCGTAATGAATCCAAATTCAGCACCTGGTTATACCGGATCAGCCTGAATACGGTGTTTACCAGTCTGCGGAAAAAAACAAAACTCGACTATAAAGAGGAGCTTCCCGATTACCAGGTAGCCAATCCGGTATCGCTTGAGAAGGAAGATTCAGTTGCGTTGCACCAGGCGATCAGGCAACTGACGGATGTTGACAGGGCCCTGATCTTATTGCACCTGGATGGATACAATAACGGGGAAATAGCCCAGGTGATGGGGATCTCTGCCATTAGCCTGGGTGTGAAACTGTACCGGATCAGGCAGCGATTAGCAAACCTTTTAAATTCTAAAGACCATGGATACAACAAATAA
- a CDS encoding YybH family protein: protein MRMLLLLVSLAITSQVFSQQNDEKDLRKLLQDQQEAWNRGDISSFMKGYWNSDSLMFIGGKGVTYGFRNTWERYKKTYDSREKMGTLAFDLLHFIPLAADAYMVVGKWHLTRTVGDIGGYYTLIFRKIDGKWLIISDHTSQG, encoded by the coding sequence ATGAGAATGCTCTTGTTATTGGTCAGTCTCGCCATTACTTCGCAGGTTTTTTCGCAACAGAATGATGAAAAGGACCTTCGTAAACTTTTACAGGACCAGCAGGAAGCATGGAACCGTGGTGATATCAGTTCCTTTATGAAAGGTTACTGGAACTCCGATTCCCTGATGTTTATTGGTGGGAAAGGAGTCACCTATGGCTTCAGGAACACCTGGGAGCGCTATAAGAAAACATACGACAGCCGTGAAAAAATGGGTACCCTGGCTTTCGACCTGCTTCATTTTATTCCTCTTGCAGCAGACGCATACATGGTGGTAGGCAAATGGCACCTGACCCGCACCGTTGGTGATATCGGCGGGTATTATACCCTTATCTTCCGGAAAATTGACGGGAAATGGTTGATAATTTCAGACCACACCAGCCAGGGCTGA
- a CDS encoding DUF4920 domain-containing protein gives MRFLATLIFFTGIALGAVAQSPVPASKGVTYGAGTSNDGAISVNELAGKMNTGAYTGKITGKVTEVCQEKGCWMKLEKANGENLMVKFKDYGFFMPKDIVGREVVLDGEAVAKEVSVKQLKHYAEDAGKPKEEIEKIKAPKKETQFIAKGVLVL, from the coding sequence ATGAGATTTTTAGCAACACTAATATTTTTCACAGGTATAGCATTAGGTGCAGTTGCGCAATCTCCAGTACCGGCCTCTAAAGGGGTAACTTATGGTGCAGGAACCAGTAACGATGGGGCGATCTCAGTGAATGAACTGGCCGGCAAAATGAATACCGGTGCTTATACGGGAAAGATCACCGGGAAGGTAACTGAAGTATGCCAGGAAAAGGGTTGCTGGATGAAACTGGAAAAAGCAAATGGCGAAAACCTGATGGTAAAGTTTAAGGATTATGGGTTTTTCATGCCGAAAGATATAGTTGGCCGTGAGGTGGTGTTGGATGGCGAGGCAGTTGCGAAAGAAGTGTCTGTGAAACAATTGAAACATTATGCCGAAGATGCGGGCAAGCCGAAGGAAGAAATTGAAAAAATAAAAGCCCCAAAAAAAGAAACCCAGTTCATTGCAAAAGGTGTACTGGTACTATAA
- a CDS encoding arsenate reductase family protein: MKKIYHLANCGTCQRILKEVDAVKKKAVLQDIKTEPITPAQLDEMKKLAGSYEALFSRKAIKYRSMGLAEKELTEKDYRKLILEEYTFLKRPVAIVGDQIFIGNIKTSVAGLKSAL; this comes from the coding sequence ATGAAAAAGATTTACCACTTAGCCAATTGCGGTACCTGCCAGCGCATATTAAAAGAAGTTGATGCCGTAAAGAAGAAAGCGGTATTGCAGGATATAAAAACCGAACCTATCACTCCGGCCCAGCTGGATGAAATGAAAAAACTGGCCGGGAGTTATGAAGCATTGTTTAGTCGCAAAGCCATCAAATACCGATCCATGGGACTGGCAGAAAAAGAACTTACTGAAAAAGATTACCGGAAACTGATCCTGGAGGAATATACTTTCCTGAAGCGTCCGGTAGCAATTGTTGGAGACCAGATCTTTATTGGAAATATCAAAACAAGCGTAGCGGGATTGAAATCGGCACTCTGA
- a CDS encoding 1-acyl-sn-glycerol-3-phosphate acyltransferase, protein MYWYYNMAGNLFWKLYWKLSGWKVNGEWPASLTRAIIVVGPHTSGTDVVVGMAARSIVPIPFAHYLGKKELFDGKFGWFFRATGGVPVDRFSKNNMVEQVVSEFNHRKNFVLALSPEGTRKKVDRLRTGFWHIAKQAGVPIVMAGLDFAKKELILSAPFIPGECPEADLPILLRFFGTVTGKNPENGMQHLLKTDKNQAQEL, encoded by the coding sequence GTGTACTGGTACTATAACATGGCGGGTAATTTATTCTGGAAATTATATTGGAAATTGTCTGGCTGGAAAGTCAATGGTGAGTGGCCAGCTTCGCTTACAAGGGCCATCATTGTGGTTGGCCCCCATACCAGCGGAACAGATGTTGTGGTGGGTATGGCTGCGAGATCAATTGTTCCTATCCCCTTTGCCCATTACCTGGGTAAGAAGGAGCTATTTGACGGAAAATTTGGCTGGTTTTTCAGGGCTACTGGTGGTGTACCCGTAGATCGTTTCAGCAAAAATAATATGGTGGAACAGGTGGTCTCGGAATTTAACCACCGAAAAAACTTTGTGCTGGCGTTATCACCTGAGGGTACCCGTAAGAAAGTTGACCGGTTGAGAACCGGGTTCTGGCATATTGCCAAACAGGCCGGCGTTCCGATCGTTATGGCCGGACTGGATTTCGCCAAAAAAGAACTCATTTTATCTGCACCTTTTATACCGGGGGAATGTCCGGAAGCTGATCTTCCCATCCTCCTTCGGTTCTTCGGAACAGTTACCGGAAAAAATCCGGAAAATGGCATGCAACATTTACTAAAAACTGATAAAAATCAGGCACAGGAATTGTAA